Proteins encoded in a region of the Malaciobacter mytili LMG 24559 genome:
- a CDS encoding phosphotransferase, giving the protein MKKIDLHIHTVSTISDSDFIFSIDILKEYIEKSKLDVIAITNHNIFDLSQFKIIQSEIPVVTFPGIEIDLPTGHLLLISDGKDLDAFNDKCKNVSDRIQSNTASISVEELKSIFGNLSDYLLIPHYEKSPKVRNDDFIKLKDFFSAGEVDNIKKFVRTMKDEEKLCPVLFSDERMKEGLEKFPLRQTYIDCGEITLNAIKSTFKDRTKVFLSENDGNELFQVFNNGQHLSTGLNVILGKRSSGKTYTLNQLEDSFSRVKYVRQFDLVQKDDETDVKSFKSEVQRKRGLFVDKYLESFRTMIDDISQIDLINDEKKLSSYLESLLKSADEVDRKDAFSKVKLFEEEEFTISSSTGLEKLIDSVIYIIDNEEYKSTIETHIEIDKLKSLATDLIKKLWVKKEKDRNKYYINSLVNDIKDNLKFRTSSTAIESVDIFDTLLNKQRVKKFNTITKAMQKDGIIFDEPIQGFRVVAKKLPFKYVGEIKESIPGQLSFKDAFTKYNNPFEYLQLLKDNDKLDSSYYYKAFVRIQYMILNKDGNEVSGGERSEFRLLQEIKDAQNYDLLLLDEPESSFDNKFLNSDVNSLIKSISKEMPVVIVTHNNTVGLSIKPDYILYTEKTYVDNKTIYKLFSGYPTDHELVCCNDGTTVKNYDILLNSLEAGYEAYEYRGGIYNDVKN; this is encoded by the coding sequence ATGAAAAAAATTGATTTACATATACATACTGTTAGTACTATAAGTGATAGTGATTTTATATTTTCAATTGATATTCTAAAAGAATATATTGAAAAATCAAAATTAGATGTTATTGCAATTACAAATCATAATATTTTTGATTTAAGTCAGTTTAAAATTATTCAATCTGAAATACCTGTAGTTACTTTTCCTGGTATTGAAATTGACCTTCCAACTGGACATTTATTACTAATTTCAGATGGAAAAGATTTAGATGCATTTAATGACAAATGTAAAAATGTATCAGATAGAATTCAATCTAATACGGCCTCTATAAGTGTAGAAGAACTAAAAAGTATTTTCGGAAATTTATCTGATTATTTATTAATTCCACACTATGAAAAATCTCCTAAGGTTAGAAATGATGATTTTATCAAGTTAAAAGACTTTTTTTCAGCAGGAGAAGTTGATAATATAAAAAAATTCGTAAGAACTATGAAAGATGAAGAAAAACTTTGTCCTGTTTTATTCAGTGATGAAAGAATGAAAGAAGGATTAGAAAAGTTTCCTTTGAGACAAACATATATAGATTGTGGTGAAATAACATTAAATGCTATTAAATCAACTTTCAAAGATAGAACAAAAGTTTTTTTATCAGAAAATGATGGTAATGAACTATTTCAAGTTTTTAATAATGGACAACATCTTTCAACTGGTCTTAATGTAATATTAGGAAAAAGATCATCAGGTAAAACATATACATTAAATCAATTAGAAGACTCTTTTAGTAGAGTTAAATATGTAAGACAATTTGATTTAGTACAAAAAGATGATGAGACTGATGTTAAAAGTTTTAAAAGTGAAGTGCAGCGAAAAAGAGGATTGTTTGTAGATAAATACCTTGAAAGTTTTAGAACAATGATTGATGATATTTCTCAAATTGATTTAATTAATGATGAAAAGAAACTTTCTTCTTATCTTGAATCACTACTAAAATCTGCAGATGAAGTTGATAGAAAAGATGCTTTTTCTAAAGTAAAACTTTTTGAAGAAGAAGAGTTTACAATTAGCTCTAGCACAGGACTTGAAAAACTAATAGATTCAGTGATTTATATAATTGATAATGAAGAATATAAGTCGACTATTGAAACACATATTGAGATAGATAAACTTAAGTCGTTAGCAACTGATTTAATAAAAAAACTATGGGTAAAAAAAGAAAAAGATAGAAATAAATATTATATAAATTCATTAGTCAATGACATAAAAGATAATTTAAAATTTAGAACTTCATCAACAGCTATTGAAAGTGTTGATATTTTTGATACATTATTAAATAAACAAAGAGTGAAAAAATTTAATACTATTACAAAAGCTATGCAAAAAGATGGAATTATATTTGATGAACCTATTCAGGGATTTAGAGTTGTTGCTAAAAAGTTACCATTTAAATACGTAGGAGAAATTAAAGAATCGATACCTGGACAATTATCATTCAAAGATGCATTTACAAAATATAATAATCCTTTTGAATATTTACAGTTACTGAAAGATAATGATAAATTAGATAGTTCGTATTATTATAAAGCATTTGTAAGAATACAATATATGATTTTAAATAAAGATGGTAATGAAGTTTCTGGAGGAGAACGTTCTGAATTTAGATTATTACAAGAGATAAAAGATGCACAAAACTATGACTTATTACTATTAGATGAACCTGAGTCTTCATTTGATAATAAGTTTTTAAATAGTGATGTAAATTCATTAATAAAAAGTATCTCAAAAGAAATGCCAGTGGTAATTGTTACACATAATAATACTGTTGGTCTTTCTATAAAACCTGATTATATTTTATATACAGAAAAAACATATGTAGATAATAAAACGATTTATAAACTATTTTCAGGTTATCCAACTGATCATGAATTAGTTTGTTGTAACGATGGAACAACAGTAAAGAACTATGACATTCTGCTTAACTCTTTAGAAGCAGGGTATGAAGCATATGAATATAGAGGAGGAATATATAATGATGTTAAAAATTGA
- a CDS encoding HNH endonuclease family protein, giving the protein MINIPIDSKNIKLRDTHIQKIYFRILRPLIRKRNSIPIVRIEYQLLNWIILNIKDILIGDVSTLRALISNYNNLLTSFPIVSTFNYKKLTVKDLETILEENNLNFRGNKKRDYQRYLLQNRTRVTCLNHILTIQYRDKFYEILEEFFIKFYNDKWDKIKGYDRYFFVMNHNLQTCPYCNRNYIFTVNKKKNRLRPEIDHFYPKSIYPFLAMSFYNLIPCCQICNHTKKDKDAFKDNLKSPYEMNFFDFKFKYKPKNISFYQINKNKYVEERFDIILNKTNSVETNDEYFKLNLLYEQHKDIVLDLLLKKTIYTKSYIKELKENFKLKDDEIYRFLFCNYLKDEDLHKRPLSKLIRDISKDIGLI; this is encoded by the coding sequence ATGATTAATATTCCTATTGATAGTAAAAATATAAAACTTCGTGATACACATATACAAAAAATTTATTTTAGGATTTTACGTCCATTAATAAGAAAACGTAATTCTATACCAATTGTTAGAATTGAATATCAACTACTAAATTGGATAATTTTAAATATAAAAGATATATTAATAGGAGATGTTAGTACACTACGAGCATTAATATCAAATTACAATAATTTATTAACTAGTTTTCCTATTGTCTCTACTTTCAATTATAAAAAACTTACAGTAAAGGATTTAGAAACTATTTTAGAAGAAAATAACTTAAATTTTAGAGGGAATAAAAAAAGAGACTACCAAAGATATTTATTGCAAAATAGAACTAGAGTTACTTGTTTAAATCATATCTTAACTATACAATATAGAGATAAATTCTATGAAATATTAGAAGAATTTTTTATAAAATTTTATAATGATAAATGGGATAAAATAAAGGGATATGATAGATATTTTTTTGTTATGAACCATAATTTACAGACTTGCCCATATTGTAATAGAAATTACATTTTTACTGTCAATAAAAAGAAAAATAGATTAAGACCTGAAATTGATCATTTTTACCCAAAATCAATTTATCCATTTCTAGCTATGAGTTTCTACAATCTGATTCCATGTTGTCAAATATGTAATCATACAAAAAAAGACAAGGATGCTTTTAAAGATAATTTAAAAAGTCCATATGAAATGAATTTTTTTGATTTTAAATTTAAATATAAACCTAAAAATATCAGCTTTTATCAAATAAATAAGAATAAATACGTGGAAGAAAGATTTGATATTATACTTAATAAAACAAATAGTGTTGAAACAAATGATGAGTATTTTAAATTAAATTTATTGTATGAGCAACATAAAGATATTGTGTTAGATTTATTATTGAAAAAAACAATTTATACAAAGTCATATATTAAAGAGTTAAAAGAAAACTTCAAATTGAAAGATGATGAAATTTATAGGTTTTTATTTTGTAATTAT
- a CDS encoding AAA family ATPase codes for MELVYLWIEEYKNIKKQGFNFSSKFDCNFFPRYEKNCEDITCDKMIDGCKLKITAKNNINIFPEKINLTTIAGENGSGKSSLLEVLSNKYDPIYYRHVFFIFFDKVNRRLSLHGALRGGVFDYIFIDELEDNNEFYIKVVSDMQKVENTKSVYLSNLLNENDLMLPIFSENNSYSNMVNISTSHLLNQRKLIETKTQGANSESMTGFDKVYRSYRIQQIQSAIIAIQNGLIVPFKLPEKLVIKNINFEGLFEKIIKDSNNIKFNKILEVIKNHNNEETIFKNYVKMNLVIALLLENKDLNNPISEELVDIVLGLKMGSTLEEFYDNVSMTLKGYEFFIDENTKATTEYTENFFKNADKLLRKIEELNIRHTLVRNRYEIELDIKSNNFDFLEIYEKMIQQSEYFWDISWRGLSSGEETFLYQFSRLFFLEGNYKDNPFMNLKVENKEVENIILLIDEGEVTLHPEWQKSYIKYLIEFLERNFTQNIHLILTTHSPFILSDMPKDNIVFLEKGKQVYPEIDTFGANIHTLLSHGFFMREGLMGEFAKQRLEQILNYLTKGIDNIDLSQQEIKYTIDLVGEELLKRKLENLYNEFYGIVINKEDEYLKRIKELEAQLEERDND; via the coding sequence ATGGAATTAGTTTATCTTTGGATTGAAGAGTATAAAAACATTAAAAAACAAGGTTTTAATTTCTCTTCAAAGTTTGATTGTAATTTTTTCCCAAGATATGAAAAAAATTGTGAAGATATAACTTGTGATAAAATGATAGATGGGTGTAAATTAAAAATAACAGCTAAAAATAATATCAATATATTTCCAGAAAAAATAAATTTAACTACTATAGCTGGAGAAAATGGTTCAGGAAAAAGTAGTTTACTTGAAGTATTGTCAAACAAGTATGATCCTATATATTATAGACATGTGTTTTTTATTTTTTTTGATAAAGTCAACAGAAGATTATCTTTACATGGTGCATTAAGAGGAGGTGTCTTTGATTATATTTTTATTGATGAGTTAGAAGATAATAATGAGTTTTATATAAAAGTTGTAAGTGACATGCAAAAAGTGGAGAATACCAAGAGTGTTTATCTCAGTAATTTATTAAATGAAAATGATTTAATGTTACCAATTTTTTCTGAAAATAATAGTTATAGTAATATGGTAAATATATCAACTAGTCATTTATTAAATCAAAGAAAATTAATAGAGACAAAAACTCAAGGAGCTAATTCTGAATCCATGACAGGTTTTGATAAAGTTTATCGCTCTTATAGAATACAGCAGATACAAAGCGCAATTATTGCTATACAAAATGGACTAATTGTTCCTTTTAAACTTCCAGAGAAATTAGTTATAAAAAATATAAATTTTGAAGGACTATTTGAAAAAATAATAAAAGATTCAAATAATATAAAGTTTAATAAAATTTTAGAAGTTATTAAAAACCATAATAATGAAGAAACCATTTTTAAAAATTATGTAAAAATGAATTTAGTAATTGCTTTATTATTAGAAAATAAAGATTTAAATAATCCAATTTCAGAAGAACTTGTTGATATAGTATTAGGTTTAAAGATGGGAAGTACATTAGAAGAATTTTATGATAATGTAAGTATGACATTAAAAGGGTATGAGTTTTTTATAGATGAGAATACTAAGGCTACAACAGAATATACGGAAAATTTTTTTAAAAATGCTGATAAATTATTAAGAAAAATAGAAGAATTAAATATTCGACATACTCTAGTTCGTAATCGGTATGAAATTGAGTTAGATATTAAAAGTAATAATTTTGACTTTCTAGAAATATATGAAAAAATGATTCAACAATCTGAATATTTTTGGGATATTAGCTGGAGAGGTTTAAGTAGTGGTGAAGAAACATTTTTATACCAATTTAGTAGACTTTTCTTTTTGGAAGGTAATTATAAAGATAATCCATTTATGAATTTAAAAGTTGAAAATAAAGAGGTAGAAAATATTATACTATTGATTGATGAAGGTGAAGTAACTTTACACCCTGAATGGCAAAAAAGTTATATAAAATATTTGATTGAGTTTTTAGAAAGAAACTTTACCCAAAATATACATCTTATTTTGACGACACATTCTCCCTTTATATTATCGGATATGCCAAAAGACAATATAGTCTTTTTAGAAAAAGGTAAGCAAGTTTACCCTGAAATAGATACTTTTGGAGCCAATATTCATACTTTATTATCTCATGGTTTTTTTATGAGAGAAGGACTTATGGGTGAATTTGCTAAGCAAAGACTAGAACAAATATTAAACTATCTTACAAAAGGGATAGATAATATTGATTTATCTCAACAAGAAATAAAATATACAATTGATTTAGTTGGTGAAGAACTTTTAAAAAGAAAACTTGAAAATTTATATAATGAATTTTATGGAATTGTAATAAATAAAGAAGATGAATATTTAAAAAGAATTAAAGAGCTTGAAGCTCAATTGGAAGAAAGAGATAATGATTAA